From a single Xyrauchen texanus isolate HMW12.3.18 chromosome 26, RBS_HiC_50CHRs, whole genome shotgun sequence genomic region:
- the hycc1 gene encoding hyccin: protein MAMDQGVVEEWLSEYKTLPETAVSSYAVSLKEKVSLVPALYKVIRENYSGLLEPVCHQLFEFYRSGEPRLQRFTLQFLPELVWSYLSVTAARDPHCSGCIEALLLGIYNLEIVDKDGQSKVLSFTIPSLSKPSVYHEPSSIGSLALTEGALANHGLSRVVYSGPHLQRETFTAQNRFEVLTFLLLCYNAALSYMSSSSLQSLCQISSRVSICGYPRQQLRRYKGISTRLMVTSEFLVQLITGIHFALCNGEENLGSKALDDVLYRAQLELFPEALLVGNAIKSSLHGASLKTNKEGSRSIRVEITPTASRISRNAVTSLSIRGHRWKRHDAVDLGSPDELTEIAEVDEGICTQVSGGRASPPMIVVSNSAVTAAPSSGGAGKLAGKGLRRLTGRSSKEKDKEKDAATGIDQLSRKQAAVRAMSENLELLSLKRLTLTASQSVPKSGSLSLSRTASAVFSRSFEQVSNALAVATGNQPPSRAPSPTSNHLVPKGGILEDGAAYSEHLSPTHQLRQRSPTISIHVTSDL, encoded by the exons ATGGCCATGGATCAAGGCGTAGTGGAGGAATGGCTGTCTGAGTATAAG ACTCTTCCAGAGACAGCCGTCTCCAGCTATGCCGTGTCTCTAAAGGAGAAGGTCTCTCTAGTTCCTGCACTCTACAAAGTTATTCGGGAGAATTACAGTGGT cttttGGAGCCAGTGTGTCATCAGTTGTTTGAGTTTTACCGCAGCGGTGAACCACGTCTTCAACGTTTTACGCTACAGTTTCTCCCTGAGCTGGTGTGGAGTTATTTGTCTGTCACGGCGGCGCGAGACCCTCACTGCAGCGGCTGCATTGAAGCTCTTCTGCTCGGCATCTATAACCTG GAAATCGTTGATAAAGATGGGCAGAGTAAAGTGTTGTCCTTCACCATCCCTTCCTTATCTAAGCCATCAGTGTATCATGAG CCCTCTTCCATTGGCTCTCTGGCCTTGACTGAAGGAGCTTTAGCCAATCACGGCTTGAGTCGAGTTGTTTACAGTGGGCCACACCTCCAGAGAGAGACTTTCACAGCACAGAACAG GTTCGAGGTTCTGACATTTTTGCTGCTCTGTTATAATGCTGCTCTAAGTTATATGTCCAGCTCATCACTGCAGTCTCTGTGTCAGATCAGCTCAAG GGTCAGTATCTGTGGGTATCCACGGCAACAGTTACGGCGGTATAAAGGCATCAGCACACGGTTGATGGTGACGTCGGAGTTCCTGGTGCAGTTGATCACGGGGATTCATTTCGCACT GTGTAATGGTGAAGAAAACTTGGGCTCTAAGGCTCTGGATGACGTGCTGTACCGCGCACAGCTGGAACTCTTCCCAGAGGCTCTGTTG gtgggAAACGCCATCAAATCATCTCTTCACGGTGCCTCTCTGAAGACTAATAAAGAAGGATCTCGATCCATCCGGGTGGAGATCACGCCCACGGCCTCACGGATTTCGCGGAACGCTGTGACTAGCCTGTCAATCCGAGGACATCGCTGGAAACGCCACG ACGCAGTCGATTTGGGTTCCCCGGACGAGCTGACTGAAATCGCGGAGGTGGACGAGGGTATCTGTACGCAAGTCTCGGGCGGTCGGGCCAGCCCACCGATGATAGTCGTCAGCAACAGCGCCGTTACCGCAGCGCCATCTAGTGGTGGTGCGGGGAAGCTGGCAGGAAAAGGTCTCCGTCGTTTGACGGGACGATCGAGCAAAGAAAAGGACAAAGAGAAAGACGCCGCCACCGGCATAGATCAGCTTTCTCGTAAGCAGGCGGCCGTTCGTGCAATGAGCGAGAACCTCGAGCTCCTGTCACTCAAACGCCTGACGCTGACGGCCAGCCAATCAGTTCCTAAGAGCGGTTCGCTCAGCTTGTCGCGCACCGCCAGTGCCGTCTTCTCGCGCTCTTTCGAGCAAGTCAGTAACGCGCTCGCAGTCGCAACGGGCAACCAGCCGCCCAGCCGTGCACCGAGTCCAACCTCGAACCACCTCGTTCCCAAAGGTGGAATCCTAGAAGACGGTGCGGCCTATTCAGAGCACTTGAGCCCCACCCATCAACTTCGGCAGCGATCGCCCACCATCAGTATCCATGTGACCTCTGACCTGTGA